The Rutidosis leptorrhynchoides isolate AG116_Rl617_1_P2 unplaced genomic scaffold, CSIRO_AGI_Rlap_v1 contig469, whole genome shotgun sequence genomic sequence ATGTACACAATTGGATTGGTTTCAGTACCGTAAAATGATAACATAAAATAATAACTGGGTGTGGGTTAGGCTTGGGTTTCATTTAATTGAGCAGAAATTTTGGAAAACTTGTCAAATTCTTTTTCTAATTATTACTTAAATCAACTGAACAAAACTCTTATCTTTTATCTTCCTCATTTCACGCAACCTCTCGACAACGACCATCTCAATCCTTCGACCACCACCACTCTACGCCGCCCAAGCCCACCTCCGACCAACGCCACACTCTCGGTTTACTCGAACCCAAAACCCCCAACCCAACCGCAACATTCCACCGCCCTCCACAAGCGCCATCCATCTTACTTCTCTCTCCTTTTTATCGCCAGTCACCACTCTCTTCTCCCCACCGCTCATCTCTCGACTCAAATCTTGCTACCCCAATCAGGAGAAAATCTTGAAAACAATCTATGAGACTGTGGATAGACGATACTCAATTATCAACAAATTGGTAGTCTTTGTTGCTCAATTTCCTTTGAATTAAAGAATGGCATCCGCTCTTACCGGGTGCCAAGTTGTGAATTAATTAGGCGACTATCGTCGGTCGGGTTATTTAATTTTGCAATAATGTCTCCAGAATTTGAAGGAGTCATACTTCAAGGAGGTTTCGCTCCAAGGGAAATCACCACTTCAGAGTCACTTTGAATTTTATCCGATTGAGACATCTGCTATAAGGGGATGGATTCTTAAAGATGTAGGAGACAAGTGGAAGGACTGGAAATCAAATTTAAGGGCCAAGTATTTTGATGAAATATCCGATGCATGTGAGGTTTCTAAAAAGGCTGTTGAAGAGAAAGCTGTTGACCAAACTCAATTCGAAACTCTCTTCAACTCTTGGAGGACCGATAAAGCAAAtgtatatataaaattatgtcgtgTTCTTTATGCGGTTCGCTTCTCTTTCAATTTTGATTCATTTCAAATTATTTGGGACTAATTGGTTaactttttaaattacagtttatgAAATTGCTTCCACCTTCTAAAAATCGTCGGTAAAAAAACTATACCAGTAGTTTATTGTTTGGATATAGCTACAGATAAATCAGgtagttaaatatattaatagCGACGGGTAGCTAACAGTTGATAAAATGCTATTACCTTCGGTTTAACACGATTTAGTAGTAGGTGGAGAGTTTTAGCTACTAGAACATTGACTACGGCCAAAAGTCCGTCGTAACGGGGTATTTTAGAGTAGCTATAGGGTTTGAGGGCTATAACAACGGTTAAATGAATTATACCTACGTTTTTTAGGAGCGGGTAATTGGCATTTTGTTTGTAGTGTTACCAGAACTTGTGAAGGATCATAATAGAGCCTGTTACAAAATCATATCTAAGGAAGATGTTAAGCTGCAAACTTGATGGCAAAAATGCTGgaagaatttttttaattttttttatacattTAATATAAATTTATCCATCTAAAATCTGTTCCTTAAAAGAGTCGAACTAATGACCTCTCGAAAAAGAAAATGCCATAATCATTGAGCCACGCTTTGGTTGGCATACGCCGGAAGAATTAAAACTCTAATTAAGACCATGATATTCATTTTAGGaactgtttatttatttattttgaacttGTGAATGTCAAATTTAAATTATTGCTACTTATCGGTCaatgataatgataaattattGCTCCACATGGACACTGTGCGATCATCCGTCAAAGTTGATAAAACCCTTTAAGTACGTTATTATTATGTAGCCATCTTCAGTACTTTGCAatgggattttttaatgttttaatTAAGAAGCTCTTCTCTCATCTAACAAACAGCTAGTGTAGATAcgagtgtgtgtgtttttttttttaattacattgCAATTTATGCGGATAACACAACTCGAACCCCTAATTTTACTAATGAAAGAGAGAATGCTCATCAATTGGACCAAACCCTGGTGTGCTATATACGAGCGTGTTGGATTCAAAGAAATATGATAGAAACAAAAATAATCCTACTCACTACATCGATAATTTATCATGATTCCTGTAGTTTTTTATTGTATAACACTAACACACCTCCTACTACTCAGTACGTACATAAATAATTTATCATGCCAACCAACCATATGCTAAACAATTCGTGACGTTTTTAATTTCTTCATTCAATAACCACCTAGTACTCTTAATTGCCTCATAATTAATCATGCCCCACGCAAAGATTTATAGAAAATTGATCAAATACTCATCACACAATCTCCATTAACTTCATGTGATTGATATATGTACCTCTGCGAAGTCCGAAATTTGCGAAAAAGATAATTATTAATGAGCGGGAGACAAATGGAGATGGAGGAAAGTAAGATCATGAGAGGGGACGACTTTGGCGGGTCTCTTCCGGTAGCAAATGTTCAAGCTCTTGCTGCCAACAACTCGCTTGGAAATATTCCACTCAGATACATCCGGCCGGAATATGAGCACGATGTAGTAGTTGACGAAGACTCCGATCACCAAATTCCAGTGATCGATATGAGCAAACTTGTAGGTGCCCATGAAGATGAGTTGGCTAAACTTCATTCAGCTTGTAAATATTGGGGTTTCTTCCAGGTGACAAATCAATTAAAATAAGGAATTTTGAAAGATATACTATGAtcattaaactcgaattttaaccaGATTGATTGTTAATGTTTAAACAGTTGATCAATCATGGAGTTGGTGAACAGGTGACGGATAAAATGAAGCAAGATATTGAGGAATTCTTCAAATTGCCGCTAGAAGAAAAGATTAGTTACGCGCAACTGCCAAATAGTGTCCAAGGTTACGGACAGGCTTTTGTTCATTCTGAAGAACAGAAGCTTGACTGGAATGACATGCTATTCCTAATTATTCAGCCTATTTATCATAGAAACTTGAGATTCTGGCCAACAACTCCCTCATCTTTCAGGTAAAATCTAAACAATTTAGCAAAATTAGGCCGAAATTGATGCAGTCTTGGAAGAGAAAAATAACAATAAACTTAAATGGCCCATCTGACCAATTTAACGGACTCAGATGCAGCCCTTAATGAACTCCAACCGGGTAAATCCATATTGACTGAGAATATTTTTTGAGAGCTTTCCATTACGATAGTCTCTGATCATAAACGAGTTAAAAGTTTTTAAACGAATTAAAATTTGTTGACTTTTTCCCCGATGGCTTTTGGCGCTCGCCAAAGTCAGATAATCATCGATAAGCATTCTATGTCTGAAATCTAATCGAGTAACTATAACATTAAACTTTTGCAACGAAATTCTGCTGAATTAATGTTGATTGTTGTCAGAGAAACTCTTGAGCAGTACTCATCTGGGGTGCAGGCTGTTTCGAAAACCCTGTTGAGGATGATGGCTAAGAACTTGGGATTAATTTCGGACGATAATCTATTAAGCATGTTTAAAGATGGAGGACAAGGGATTAGAATGAATTACTATCCACCTTGTGTGCAAGCAAATAAAGTGATTGGCCTTACTCCACACTCTGATGCTAATGCGTTGACCTTGCTTCTTCAAGTCAATCAAGTTCAAGGACTTCAGATAAAGAATGACGGCAAATGGATTCCGGTCAAACCGCTCCCAGGCGCATTTACTGTCAACATTGGCGATATCATAGAGGTAGCTGGGTTAatataatatactaatattaattaattgATCCTCCCTAAAAAAAAGGTTACATAATTTAGTTTTCTTAATTGATCAAATATTGAGCAATGGTGAATACAAGAGCATTGAACACAGAGCAATTGTTAACCCGGAGAAGGAGCGACTATCGATTGCGGCATTTCACAGTCCAAATTATAAAGCCATGATTGGTCCTCTGCCCGAGCTTTTGAAAAATCATATAGTTGGATACAAAACCATGAAAACATATGAGGAATATCTAAGAAAGAGTGCACGTAGCAAGCTTGATGGCAAAAACGAGTTGGAAGGATTCAAACTCTAGACCAATATCATATATGAATGTCAAATAAATTGTGCAACTACACATTGTCAGGTCTTTTAATTTATTTCCAATTCTAAAATGTACTAAGATGAGATATTCGGTATATTAGATTTAAACTCTAGAGACCAATATCATTTGTGAATGTCCAATAAATTTTGCTACTACATATTGTCGATCTGGTCTTTATCTTTTGATTTTTTTCCACATATAAAATGCAAAAAGATGATATATACGGTATATTAGATTTAATGCATGATGGATAAAACATAGTTTAACTACTATTTTTTCTGTCTCTCGATATATATTTTTTAGACTATTTATTTTATCTCAAAATAAATAACATTCATAgctaatttatataaaaatatgttaaaTTTTTTCTTTTATCTAATTTTATTAGAATACATAATATTACCTATTAtatatctttattttattttattataaatttttgagAAATTTGATCcttctttctatttttttttatttggatTTTACGACTCATATTGAAATTTTTTAATGTGTCTTGCAAAATTCGGAAGGTTCGTTTCATGGTTTGATTTTGAAACTCGAAAGCCGttacaaaaacaaaaaaatttctAGAAGATGATTAATCTGTTCTTTTCTATTCTTTTTAATCTGAGTCTTTGTACTCTTTATTTTCCGTTTGTCCCTCCTATAAAAAAAAGTAAGTCTTTAATTTTTTATTGTATCACCGCCTAAAATACTCATTATTTTCCACAATCTCCATTGATTGTGATTGATATTCATTTACGAATTTCtacaaaaacaaataaaaaaaaaacaatttctGGGCAGGAGACAAATTAAAATGGGAACCGAGGAAATTAAGATCATTAGCGGCCGGGGCGACTTCGGCGGGTCTCTTCTGGTTGAGATTGTTCAAGCTCTTGCTGCCAACAACTCGCAAGATAATAATATTCCACTCAGATACATCCGGTCAGAATATGAGCACGATCAAGTAGTTGAGGATGACTCCGATCACCAAATTCCAGTGATCGATATGAACAAGCTTGTAGTTGACCATGAAGATTAATTGCTAAACTTCACTCAGCTTGTTAACATTGGGGCTTCTTTCGGGTGACAACTAATTAAACTACACCATTCAAAAAAGTTATTCAAATTGAAATTTacaaaattgattattattattttatgaagtAGTTGATCAATCATGGAGTTCCATAATAATTTATTCAACACATTTTTtattacatatacattaaatatatgataatatttattaagTCTTGTTGATCAAATTACTATATTTGTCTTTATTTCCTTAATTTATGTGAAATTTTTTAGATTTATATTTAATTTGGGACGAGTTAAGCTCGGGTCATCACTCACTTAACCGAGTCTTGTCCGAGTTAGCCGTCCAGGAGCATCTTCGACCTCGTGCGAAAGTAACCGAGCCACAACTGGCGAGAAACTCGGTGGCCAGATTCTTTGAGGTAAACATCCGACGCTTCCTACAGTTAGAGCATCTTAATTTCAGCATAGAAATACTCCCCAGTGAACGTAGAATAACATAGTAGAAGGAGAGAACCTAATTTGAACATTTTTATAACTCGACCGTAACCCTAATTTTCAAATTTAACGAAAACGG encodes the following:
- the LOC139883887 gene encoding S-norcoclaurine synthase 1-like, with protein sequence MEESKIMRGDDFGGSLPVANVQALAANNSLGNIPLRYIRPEYEHDVVVDEDSDHQIPVIDMSKLVGAHEDELAKLHSACKYWGFFQLINHGVGEQVTDKMKQDIEEFFKLPLEEKISYAQLPNSVQGYGQAFVHSEEQKLDWNDMLFLIIQPIYHRNLRFWPTTPSSFRETLEQYSSGVQAVSKTLLRMMAKNLGLISDDNLLSMFKDGGQGIRMNYYPPCVQANKVIGLTPHSDANALTLLLQVNQVQGLQIKNDGKWIPVKPLPGAFTVNIGDIIEVAGNGEYKSIEHRAIVNPEKERLSIAAFHSPNYKAMIGPLPELLKNHIVGYKTMKTYEEYLRKSARSKLDGKNELEGFKL